Proteins co-encoded in one Arachis hypogaea cultivar Tifrunner chromosome 13, arahy.Tifrunner.gnm2.J5K5, whole genome shotgun sequence genomic window:
- the LOC112737283 gene encoding heat shock 22 kDa protein, mitochondrial isoform X2: MASSLAVKRFLSSPLISKSLLRPAAASASRSFNTNAMRNYDDSADDRNLDVDRRSDRTLPRTPRRDDFLSDVFDPFSPTRSLSQVLNMMDQFMENPFLSASRGAGAGLRRGWDARETEDALLLRVDMPGLGKEDVKVSVEQNTLTIRGEGGKEGEDEESARRYTGRIDLPDRLFKIDQIKAEMKNGVLKVVVPKMKEEERSDVFSVKVD; encoded by the exons ATGGCGTCCTCTCTTGCAGTGAAGCGTTTCCTCTCCTCTCCCCTCATTTCCAAGTCTTTGCTTCGTCCAGCTGCTGCTTCCGCTTCCCGCTCCTTCAACACCAATGCCATGCGCAACTACGACGACTCCGCAGATGACCGCAACCTCGACGTCGACCGTCGCTCCGATCGCACTCTCCCTCGCACTCCTCGCCGCGACGATTTCCTCTCAG atgtgTTCGATCCATTTTCTCCGACTAGGAGCTTGAGCCAGGTTCTGAATATGATGGATCAGTTCATGGAGAATCCGTTCCTCTCTGCTTCTCGTGGAGCGGGAGCTGGACTTCGTCGTGGTTGGGACGCGCGTGAGACGGAAGATGCACTGCTTCTGCGCGTGGACATGCCTGGTCTCGGAAAGGAGGATGTCAAAGTTTCCGTGGAGCAGAACACCCTGACCATAAGAGGTGAAGGTGGTAAAGAAGGCGAAGACGAAGAAAGCGCGCGTAGGTACACCGGGAGGATCGACTTACCTGATAGGCTTTTCAAGATTGACCAGATCAAAGCTGAGATGAAGAACGGCGTGCTTAAGGTCGTTGTGCCTAAGATGAAGGAGGAAGAGAGGAGTGACGTGTTCAGTGTCAAGGTTGATTAG
- the LOC112737283 gene encoding heat shock 22 kDa protein, mitochondrial isoform X1 produces the protein MASSLAVKRFLSSPLISKSLLRPAAASASRSFNTNAMRNYDDSADDRNLDVDRRSDRTLPRTPRRDDFLSGNVFDPFSPTRSLSQVLNMMDQFMENPFLSASRGAGAGLRRGWDARETEDALLLRVDMPGLGKEDVKVSVEQNTLTIRGEGGKEGEDEESARRYTGRIDLPDRLFKIDQIKAEMKNGVLKVVVPKMKEEERSDVFSVKVD, from the exons ATGGCGTCCTCTCTTGCAGTGAAGCGTTTCCTCTCCTCTCCCCTCATTTCCAAGTCTTTGCTTCGTCCAGCTGCTGCTTCCGCTTCCCGCTCCTTCAACACCAATGCCATGCGCAACTACGACGACTCCGCAGATGACCGCAACCTCGACGTCGACCGTCGCTCCGATCGCACTCTCCCTCGCACTCCTCGCCGCGACGATTTCCTCTCAGGTA atgtgTTCGATCCATTTTCTCCGACTAGGAGCTTGAGCCAGGTTCTGAATATGATGGATCAGTTCATGGAGAATCCGTTCCTCTCTGCTTCTCGTGGAGCGGGAGCTGGACTTCGTCGTGGTTGGGACGCGCGTGAGACGGAAGATGCACTGCTTCTGCGCGTGGACATGCCTGGTCTCGGAAAGGAGGATGTCAAAGTTTCCGTGGAGCAGAACACCCTGACCATAAGAGGTGAAGGTGGTAAAGAAGGCGAAGACGAAGAAAGCGCGCGTAGGTACACCGGGAGGATCGACTTACCTGATAGGCTTTTCAAGATTGACCAGATCAAAGCTGAGATGAAGAACGGCGTGCTTAAGGTCGTTGTGCCTAAGATGAAGGAGGAAGAGAGGAGTGACGTGTTCAGTGTCAAGGTTGATTAG
- the LOC112732684 gene encoding uncharacterized protein: MLPIAYAVVEAETKNTWTWFLRLLIDDFGVEIIRKITFMSDHQKGLLPAFDEVIPGVDHRFYVYHLYSNFRKKFSGLQLKQLMWKCAKATHWKEWEKEMQIIRQINVDAHKHLNAIPPRFWSRSRFNFHSKYDTLVNNMCESFNGGIVEFREKPIVTMLEDIRVYLMTRWDVNRERIKNFNGTLLPRIRMKLERRGRSAGEWRPYWSAAQTYEVVNGLNKFAVDLSAHECSCRKWQLSGIPCTHAISCINFKSLDIDAFVDDCYKKAAYVKCYDSVINHLNDSDLWEITNFDDVMPLPIEILATDQSRRGRKDQMKLRTAASPTCLGGDKSRDAQTVVNLDTRGEDARSHPWM; the protein is encoded by the exons ATGCTTCCAATCGCGTACGCTGTTGTGGAGGCAGAGACCAAAAACACCTGGACATGGTTTCTCCGGTTGCTAATTGATGATTTTGGAGTTGAGATCATTAGGAAAATAACCTTCATGTCTGATCATCAGAAG GGACTCTTGCCTGCATTCGATGAAGTCATCCCTGGAGTAGACCATAGGTTCTATGTCTACCATCTTTACAGCAACTTCAGGAAGAAATTTTCTGGACTACAGTTGAAACAGCTGATGTGGAAGTGTGCAAAGGCTACACATTGGAAGGAATGGGAGAAAGAGATGCAAATCATCAGGCAGATCAATGTGGATGCACACAAACATCTGAATGCTATTCCTCCAAGATTTTGGAGCAGGTCCAGGTTTAATTTTCATTCTAAATATGACACTCTTGTAAACAACATGTGTGAAAGCTTTAATGGTGGAATAGTAGAGTTTAGGGAGAAACCTATAGTGACAATGTTGGAGGATATcagggtttatttgatgactagaTGGGATGTTAATAGAGAAAGAATTAAAAACTTTAATGGTACCCTTCTACCTCGCATTAGGATGAAACTAGAGAGGAGAGGCAGATCTGCTGGTGAGTGGAGGCCTTACTGGTCTGCTGCACAAACGTATGAGGTTGTTAATGGACTGAATAAATTTGCTGTTGATCTTTCTGCTCATGAGTGCTCTTGTAGGAAGTGGCAGCTTAGTGGTATACCCTGCACACATGCTATAAGCTGCATCAATTTTAAGAGCCTTGACATAGATGCATTTGTTGATGACTGCTACAAGAAGGCTGCATATGTCAAGTGCTATGATTCAGTCATCAATCATCTAAATGACTCAGATTTATGGGAGATAACCAACTTTGATGATGTCATGCCCCTCCCTATCGAAATCCTAGCCACAGACCagtcaagaagaggaagaaaggacCAGATGAAGCTCCGGACAGCAGCCAGTCCCACTTGTCTAGGAGGGGACAAATCCAGAGATGCTCAAACTGTGGTGAATCTGGACACAAGGGGGGAGGATGCAAGAAGCCATCCCTGGATGTAA